From the Lemur catta isolate mLemCat1 chromosome 1, mLemCat1.pri, whole genome shotgun sequence genome, the window TGCAAACCTTTACTCTATCCAGTGATTATGACCAATGCACTATGCATCCGGCTATTAGTGTTGTCCTTTGTAGGTGGCTTTTTTCATGCCTTAATTCATGAAGTGTTTTTATTCGGATTAACCTTCCATAATTCTAACATAATACATCACTTTTACTGTGATATTATACCATTGCTAAAAATTTCCTGCACTGATCCTTCTATTAATTTcctaatgctttttattttgtctggTTCAATACAGGTATTCACCATTGTGACCGTTCTTATCTCTTATACATTTGTTCTCtttacaatcttaaaaaagaagtctGTCAGAGGCTTAAGGaaagccttctccacctgtggAGCTCATCtcttatctgtgtctttatacTATGGCCCTCTTCTCTTCATGTATGTGCACCCTGCATCTCCACAAGCAGGTGATCAAGATATGATGGAGTCTCTGTTTTACACTGTCATAATTCCCTTGTTAAATCCAATTATATACAGTCTGAGAAATAAGCAAGTCATAGATTCactgaaaaaaacattaaagttaAATGTTTAGGTCTCATACTAGCATGTATTCTCCTTTTATTGGAGCTCACAAAATCATACACGTTAGATGTGGGTATGTATTGGTGCAGGAAAGATTTTTGCAATCACAATTGTCCTAACTATTTAATGACTTGAGGTGTTAGTACCTAATAAActccttaaaatatttgtatatgttatTCAAAAGTATATAAGGACATTCAGTCAAGTGTTGATGGCATACTGGAATAATTgcagcagaaaacaaataaaaaccttaGAGGGGTGGGAAGCCTGTAGCCTCAAGGCTACACGTGTCCCTCCAGATCCCCTTTTATTGAAATgacttgttctgtaaaatttggattcagtctaACGGCTGCACTCAAGGATTCAGAGGctcatgtggccccaaggctgcaggttccccatccctttCACAGATTTGTAGGCTAGAGATTCATATCACATTTACTCCATACAGAGGGCAGGGTTGTGTTTGGTTGAACATGAGCAAATTTCACGAACTCAGCTAGCCATCAAAACGTCTTTTTTCTGCTTTACTGGGAAATAGTTAATTTCTCTTATCATAGAGATtcaattcacatatcatacagagaaataaatagaaattggaATGAGAAATAAGTGAGAAGGAAATTAAAGCAGTGGAGGCAGGAATAAACTATGAGAGGACACTCCTAGTTCATTGTACTTCTGTGAATAAGG encodes:
- the LOC123642361 gene encoding olfactory receptor 5H8-like → MGNLGLMTLIWNDPHLHIPMYLFLGSLAFVDAWLSSTVTPNMLVNYFAKSQMMSLSECMVQFFSFGISATTECFLLAAMAYDRYVAICKPLLYPVIMTNALCIRLLVLSFVGGFFHALIHEVFLFGLTFHNSNIIHHFYCDIIPLLKISCTDPSINFLMLFILSGSIQVFTIVTVLISYTFVLFTILKKKSVRGLRKAFSTCGAHLLSVSLYYGPLLFMYVHPASPQAGDQDMMESLFYTVIIPLLNPIIYSLRNKQVIDSLKKTLKLNV